The genomic region ACGTTGAAATGCACCGAGATTATTTTGCCATAACGttgtaaaatgtattgtattagcCATAATAGAGCACAAGTCTTATGTTGTTGTTTGCTTCACAAATAGAAATATAGGACTTTATTCTGTTGAAATCAATAACCATAGTTGTACTTGCAAATGGAACGTATTTCAATTCTATAACTACAAAACTTACCATTTTGGGATTTATAATTTATGTTCACTTTATGTATCAATTTCAAACAAGACTTCAGAaataaacttattgcattttaaGACTGACAGATTTGTAACAATCAGGAAATATTGTACCTTTAATGGAagtttcaaattaaaatacaaatgccaTCGAATCAAATGCGCTCAACTTAAATCAAAGGTAtccgttttttttaaatccaaaccTTATAAAAAAACACTTAGCCGGAATACACTGTCAgaaattaaacataacataaagcaTAATTAACTGCTAGATAACACGAAGACGCAGCGTCGAATAATACCTAAGATGTTTAAGATGTTTTCTTCACAGCGCCAACGTGTGTTCTTATAAATTCTGATGGGAAAACTGTAGACGCATTTGGGTATGAGGCTGAAGACAAGTATGCCAAACTGGCGCAAAAAAACGAACACAAGGATTGGTACTACTTTAAGCATTTCAAGATGAAACTATTCGAGAGTGAGGTATATATAGCCTTTTATGTTGATACAGTTTTCATATATAATCAAATGTTTTAATGGCatgattatttgtaaatgtagcGATTGTGTGTATATAGGGTGGAGCTGTGtgcggtaatttttttttttcacgaACAATCACTATCAGcaatatatttcttttataaattggcgAGGGACTTGCGCATTTTTGCATACTTACACAAATGATACATATACATAAGTGTATTCTTTCAaagtaatttattaaattataaacgATAATATTATACAAGATTTTGATATTcaaaaaaattattaacaatcacaAAGGGGCATTACAAGCTTGAATTATGTACGATACGTATCTATATATACATtgtgtgtttaatacatgtaattcACGAAATCGAAACATGAGCATACCAAAAAGTTTGAATTTGAATATTCCGTGCGAACCTGAATGTTGCAGGGTTTGAGGACAAATGACATGCTCGAGGATGCAACGGGCAAACCATTATCTGCACTTACCGTATTCTCGTCTGCCATCAAATATCTCCATGACGACTTGTTCAAGACGCTGCAGAATGGGACCGGTGGAAGCATTTTTACAGAAGACATTCACTGGGTGCTCACCGTTCCTGCAATATGGAGCGACATTGCCAAGAAGTTTATGAGACGCGCTGCGCTAGAGGTTTGTTAAAAGCTATTGGTACTAACGTGCGCATTATTTTACACATGGTATAGTTATTTTCTATAATCACTGCATGTCTTTTCAAcaagaattttaaacaaagttaGCGCGTACGTCCACACTGGTAATTATGTGGTATAGTGTTTTGCTGGTTGTCTGTCTGTAGGTCTGACGATCTGTCTGTGGATAGACCggttcgtttctgatcaataactcgtcaatgaattgactGATTTACTTGATACTTCACTTGTGCATTGTCCTCGGAACtaaataacccctattgaaattggggtcattaaatcaaaggtcaaggtcacaatcacAATAAGTGTGCAAATCGTTTCGGATCAATAGCTCGTAAACGaaatgaccgattggcttgatacttcccatgtgcatcgGCATTGGAAAgtagttcaagatcaaggtcactgtgtcaaGGCcatgttctttattttttttttggggggggggggcatcagTCTCCCGACGCGGAGCTCTTGTTTGTAATgtgttttgaatttgttttttgaatGTAAACACTCGATGAAATTCTAATTTGCCACATAGAAATGTCAGGCACTATATCTTGCATAGTACGcgacaaaacacaaaatttagttCGTGCTGTTTATGTCGAACCGTGCACCTGTTCGTTCAACTTTCACAGGCAGGTATTGAGACCGGCCAACTTACCATAGCGCTTGAACCAGAGGTGGCGTCAATATTCTGTCGTCATTCTAAAATGACCAGGACAGCAACCTCGTCCTCCGTTGACATATCGACGTTTCCACCTGGAACACGTTACCTTGTATGTGACGCAGGAGGTAGGATACGTGAACATATGCTCTTAGGCAAAAAAGTCGCATTTACCCATGATAATGAAGTGTTTAACAAAAATGCTATATAATGTAATCGCAATTCAATAAAAGGTGTTGTTTTTCTCTTTTGAGTCTTCACCACCCACCAGTATGTACTATCTTAAGAGTCTATAGCATTAAATCAGTCAACTTGTTGCTTGCGGTAAAGGGAAAAGGAGATGTGTTGCTGACGCGactttttattagttttttttgtactttatttattttaaggtgGAACTGTAGATATCACTGTCCATGAAATTACTCCAGACATGCGTTTGAAAGAAATTGCAAAAGCCAGCGGTGGTGCCTGGGGAGGAACACAGGTCAATCTGCAGTTTGAACGATTGATTGATACGATAGCAGGTACATGTACTTGAAATGTATTGGTTTAAGACTCGCTCTCAGTTTCGCATATATCTCTTAAATCAAGTTTTATATTGAACTGTGTTGTTATATTTAAGGTTGTAGCGTAATAAATGCGCTCAAAGAAGAATTCATGGACGACTATTGTGATCTTATGGCGACATTTGAGCTAAAAAAGAGAGAATTCAAGGATTCGTCAGACGTTTTGTTTCGTTATCCCTCTTCTATGAGGAAGATGGTTAAAAAACTGACGGATGCATCGTTGGAGGATCAAATTGAGAGATCAATTTATAAAGGCAAGATTTCACGAAATCGCGATAAACTTTGTATCAACTATGACGTCATGATATCATTGTTTAAGACGACAATTCATAATATAATTGAACACATATCTACCTTGATATGCAACCACGCTGAGAGGCAAATCGGACACATCGTGATGGTCGGGGGATTTTCTGAGTCACCGCTGTTGCAACGAAGAGTGAAAGAGGCTTTCAGAGGACAGCACATTATCATTCCTTCAGAGGCGGGTCTAGCGATTCTTAAAGGTGCTGTCATATTTGGACACAACAAGCAGAGTATCGTTTCAAGAATTGCGCGGTTTACTTATGGAAACGACTGTTTTACGGATTTTGATGAATCTATTCATCCGATTAGTAGGTTATATATAAGAAAAGACAACAAGAAACGTTGTGCAGGATTTTTTTCTAAGTTGGTAGAGGTAGGACAGTCTATTCCAGTGGATTACGCTGCAGGGTCCAAAAAGTATTACCCAATAGATGACAATACTGGTTACATGGCGAAGATTTGTGCCACCAAAGAGAAGGCACCGAAATTTGCAGATGACCCAGGATGTTTTCGTGTTGGTAAATTCTATGTAGATTGCGAGGATAGGGAAGGAAACATCGGAGGCGCTATGATTAGCATGTATTTTGGAGGGACTGAAATCGAAGTCAAAGCCTCTCTGTTGTCCACTGGTGAAGAAACGTCAGCCACGTTCGATCTTCCGGACTGAATCCTTTCCTTCTACCTCAAATTTTGACGGGTTTGTTTATTGAGGTATGCTCAGTCGATTGCTACTGGAGCTTTAAATTATTCTTGTGTACTGTGGATGTTTTCATTTTCACAATGTTGGTTAAAATAGCATGAAGGAAATGCTGCATGCTGTATCAATTGTATCAATTTTATTGAGTAATGCCCTCTTTCAATTTACAACACTGGTTGAAAGAAAGAACGAAACATATGATGCCATCTtatttgacattaaacataaGCACAGTTCTCATGAAGACAATGAGAGAATGAGAACGGAATGGGGTTGGAATTCATTTATTGATTCGGTTATGTTCTAATTCAAGACACTTGTCTTTACAGTTTTATTGGTCGAACAAAAGCTGTTTGACTTAGCTTTGTGGCAAAGCCGAGAAACTTTTATGGTTTTTGTCAGTCTATTGAATTTATcatcatttatataatttattgacaCATGAAATTGATAAAAATTTCGTTTCAAGAATTTGACATACACTTGTGTAAGTAAAGTCCAGTGTCTTGTGACAGCGAAAACCCATGTATCATGAATTCGCGGAATCATCTATTTCTTCATTCTTCGAAAATTAATCacaactcaaaataaatcttCAAATACATCAAATTAATTCCACAAAGAGGTGAAAAAAGTTTTCctatatttgcaaaagtttatgTTAATGGTACTTTGAACGCGTCTACAGTGTCATGCTTGAAAAACACCGACGTCAATGGTTTTGTTTTACTGTGGGGCGAATACCTCTTTAAATGGCGTGGTTACCTCTTTATATGATGTGGTTACTTGATATATGACCCGGTTACTATTTTATATGATATGTATAATTCTTGACATGATATGATTCTTCTTTCTATTGTGTAGAtactttatttatatgttaaGGTTACTTCTATATATGATGCGAATTTTTCTATACATGTTGAGGATACTTCTTTATATGAAATGGTTTCTTGAATATATAGTGATGGGACTTCTCGATGTGGTGCGGTTACTTCTGTATATGATGTTGTTGCCACTTTTTTAATGTGGATACTTCTTTGCATGGTGTGGGTACTTATTAGTTAAGACTGGCGTTGCTCTGATATCAAACCAATAAATAATCAGGAgtcgtatacaaattgtattttgCCCAATTTTTAATATATCTCGAGATGTCATGACATCCAGTCATAAGAAACGTATTTGTTTTCATTTGCCAATAAAAACATAAGATTATGTATTTTAACTTACAATATAACGTCATCAACTGACTTCTGTTTTGAAGAAATCCTAGACCTGATCCGCTTTAAGAGTCAGATTACAATAAATCTAGTTCCCATTGGTACCCATTATTAAGCAGACGATGTtctctgtttattttttacattcaTTTCCATTATCgaatgttttatttcatatgcatttaaacattttatttacaaacatataaCGTGATAAACATTTAGAATGTGAGTAATATGTACATGCATTTGTCACATGGCATATCGCACGTACTTCAACAGCCTTCTTCAACATTCAACTATTTAAACTCTATATATTTTGACAACTGAGAAACAACATGGAATACAAGTTGTACATGAACAGAAAACTGGAAGCAAATAATAATACACCATAGATGTCATTACGATGAACAGAACTGTACCCACCCAATGCATTTTATGTGAAAGGTTAAAGCTTGGTATCAAGTTAAAGCTgaatattatacctcacataaatttgtttcttctgTGGGAATATAACctacacaggtccgttattttgaatagtgcccgataaagatgcgcgcgcatctagtcagcgggcgctattcaGAATAATACATTTGTAACATTTGTACAAGTTTTACAACGCAGCGATTTTTGCATTATATACTTAGGTTTAACGCACgattcgtttggcaggtcacAAGTGTGTgctttttattattaatcacaacttaaaaaatacgaaaattaaatgctatatttggtatcaatgttttgaaacatgttgtctgtaataaaagcaaatatttttatataaaatgtatctgaatatgtgaaattcttaacaataaaaatgaattttgtataaagaatcGATTTTTTCCGTGTCCAACTTTCGCATGGAGACAACTCGCGTACAACAATAGTACCGTACATGTTATTAATAGTCACAATTCGTTTGGCAGGTcacgagtgtgtgttttttattattaatcacatcttaaaaatacaaaaattaaattccatatttggtattcatgttttGCAACATATTGTCTGTGATATGAGCAGTTATctctatataaaatgtatctcaatatgtgaaatgcTTTACAATACAAATGACatatgaattttgtataaagaagcgattttttccgtgtccaactttcgcagggagacaactcgcgcacaacaataatacggtacataatattaatagtaactgataaatatttatggaatttaaattgtgtaatttatttttacttctattgacatttatctgcacaacaatgttcggtataatataagaattagaaaacctcacttcaggcccaatggcagaatagtgaccagtcaggcagccccaaatagtatatggaccgaagccaaATGTGACCAGCCAgacagccccaaatagtatatggaccgaagccaaAGGCTTCGGttcatatactatttggggctgcctggcttgtcactattctgccatagggccccCAGTGAGGTTttgtatatcttaaatatatcctcgtcagaaaataaaaaagataaatctCACTTTAATTCAGAAAATGTAGCTCAACTGAATGCAGGCTGTGAAAGTACAAACAGGGTTCCGGTTGTTAAATTTGGATTAAAGCCCAGTGCCATTTTTAACGCAGCCTGAAACTTTATCTTTCAGCTTAGTATCGAATGATATGCAACACAGTGTTTAAAATACACGCAGGTTGTGGGAAATAGTCACACAAATAGATTTGATAGAATGAGCATAGCGGTGCTTTAATACCAGCCGAGAAAAATGAACTTTTAACTTATGGGAATTGATGTAA from Dreissena polymorpha isolate Duluth1 chromosome 5, UMN_Dpol_1.0, whole genome shotgun sequence harbors:
- the LOC127881186 gene encoding heat shock 70 kDa protein 12A-like, with the protein product MVLVVASLDFGTTYSGWAYSFTHEFQQDPTQIKSKHWNADQFMSNKAPTCVLINSDGKTVDAFGYEAEDKYAKLAQKNEHKDWYYFKHFKMKLFESEGLRTNDMLEDATGKPLSALTVFSSAIKYLHDDLFKTLQNGTGGSIFTEDIHWVLTVPAIWSDIAKKFMRRAALEAGIETGQLTIALEPEVASIFCRHSKMTRTATSSSVDISTFPPGTRYLVCDAGGGTVDITVHEITPDMRLKEIAKASGGAWGGTQVNLQFERLIDTIAGCSVINALKEEFMDDYCDLMATFELKKREFKDSSDVLFRYPSSMRKMVKKLTDASLEDQIERSIYKGKISRNRDKLCINYDVMISLFKTTIHNIIEHISTLICNHAERQIGHIVMVGGFSESPLLQRRVKEAFRGQHIIIPSEAGLAILKGAVIFGHNKQSIVSRIARFTYGNDCFTDFDESIHPISRLYIRKDNKKRCAGFFSKLVEVGQSIPVDYAAGSKKYYPIDDNTGYMAKICATKEKAPKFADDPGCFRVGKFYVDCEDREGNIGGAMISMYFGGTEIEVKASLLSTGEETSATFDLPD